The following DNA comes from Candidatus Dormiibacterota bacterium.
AGCTAGCGCCGTACCGTTAGACGCAACAGCGCTCGCGCACACACTCTCGGGAGGTGTCGAACATGCGCAGCTCGCGTCCGTTGACTCGCGCCGAAGCGCTCGGCGCATCGCTGGGGCTCTTCCTCCTACCGGCGTGCAGCAGCCGCCTTGGCGGCAACGCGCTTCCGTTGGGAGGGCGCGGAAGGCACCCTGCGCGAGGCCACGTCACGACGCGACCGACGCTACGCTTCCCGGCAGCGCGCCCGGATGGAACGTTTCCGAGCAGCAAGCGCATCCCGTCGAGCGAGCTGACCGCAAGCACCTCGCAGGGCAGGAGCGTCGTGTACGACGGCGTCACGTGCGTCGTTTACGATGCGAGCAACTATGCCGAGATCTACGACCCAAGCAACACGCTCATCGGGCAAATGAACTGGAGCCTCGACGGCAGCGGCGAGCTCACGGCACAAGGGATCGGACCTGGCCAGACTGCGACGGTGACGACGCCGAATGTCTCGGCGGTCGCATCGGCGGGTTCGGTCGCGGCCGGTGACGCCCAGTCAACCATCACGCCGAGCTCGAGCACGGTCGCACTGACCGCGGCCGGATCCGCCGTTTCGTCAGACGCGCTGGACTCCCGCGGCGTCCTGACCATGACGCCGGCGGACACGACCTTCCCGAAGATCTCTGCGTATTGGTACCAGCCGCCGGGAGGCGGCGGCGGCCACTGTCTGCACGGCTGCCCACAGATTCCCATCGTAAAGCCGATGACCGCGGGCGGTTCGGATTGTCTCCAGGCGTTGCTCGCCGCCCTCGCGATCTACATGCTCGTTGGCGCGCTCATCGCCGACGTCCTCGCGCCGTGCGCCGTACCAGAGCCCGCCGAAGGCGCATATTGCGCTGCTGCGAGCCTCGCGGCGGGATGGATGTTCTCGCAGACGCAGAACCTCGTGCAACAAATGGTCGGCCAAGCGTGCCCCCAGTGAAAACGCTGCCGCCGGAACGCTTTGCGAGAAACGTGCTCTGGCTGACCTTCGTCGCGGCGCTGATCTTGGGGCTTCCGGCGTCGCGCTTCCTGGGCTCGCGGGCAGGCCCCCTCACGCTCGCTCTCGCGTTTATTGCCGTCTATCTTTTCGTCGTCGCGAAGCAGCGGTTCTCGCCGGCGATACTTCTCCGAAGCCTGCCCCTGCTGCTCGGCGCTCTAGCGGGCATCGCCATTGCGACGCTGTTTCCGCTCCGCGGATCGCTGGAGGTGCAGGCAGCGTGGACGGTCGTCCTCGCGGCAGCGTTGGTGCTCCTGCTGTCGCTTATCCGTCGCCGCGACGGCTCTTGATCTCGTCGCGACGGTGCTCGGCAGGCATTAGCCGCCTGCTGCGCTAGCGCCGCACTTTTCGCCGCTGATGTCCTATGCGACTGCGTTTCACCGCACCGTTGCGGTGCATCGGCACGACGTTGTTCGCGCGGCGGCCGCTCTCGAAGATCGTCGGCGCGATGACGCGCTTCCCGAGTGCGATTTCGAAGACTTCCGAAAGCTGCTCGACAGGTATCAGCTCCATCGTGTCGCGCACTTCCTTGGGAACGTCGTCGAGATCGACCTCGTTACGCTTCGGGAAGAGTACCTTCGTGATGCCGGCGCGCTTCGCGCCGAGAACCTTCTCCTTGAGCCCCCCGATCGGCAGCACCTGACCCGTGAGCGTAATCTCTCCGGTCATCGCGACGGCAGGATCGACTTTGATGGCCGTCAGTACCGAGGCAATCGACGTTGCAATCGTGATGCCGGCCGACGGACCGTCCTTCGGCGTCGCGCCCGCCGGTACGTGGACGTGAAGGTCGTGCTTCGCGAAGTAATCCTCGGGTAGGGCGAACTCGCTCGAGCGCGAGCGCAGGAACGAGACCGCCGCGTGCGCGCTCTCTTTCATGACGTCGCCGAGCTGGCCCGTGAGCGAGACTTTGCCGGTACCCGGCATCGCCTGCGTCTCGATGAAAACGATATCACCGCCAACCGGCGTCACCACCATACCCGTTGCAACGCCGATCGACGCGATGCGCCGGCGTGCCTCGTTGAAGAAACGCTGCTTGCCGAGATACTCGCTCAGGCTCTCCGGCTTGATGCGCGCCCTGTAGTGCGGCTCGGACGCGATCTTGCGGGCCACTTTGCGAAAGACCGTTCCGATCTGCCTCTCGAGATTGCGCACGCCAGCCTCGCGCGTGTAGTCGGTAATAATGGTCCGCAGCGCCGCATCGCTGATATGCGCTTGCGCGTCCCGGACGCCGTTTGCGATGTGCTGCTTTTCGAGCAGGTATCGCTTGGCGATCTGCATCTTCTCGAGCTCGGTGTAGCCGGAGAGCTGGATGATCTCCATGCGATCGCGCAGAGCGGGTGAGACCGTATCGAGGCTGTTCGCCGTGCAGATGAAGAGCACGTGCGAGAGATCAAACGGCAAGTCGAGATAGTGGTCGCGGAAGTTGACGTTCTGCTCCGGGTCGAGAACCTCCAGCAGCGCCGACTGAGGATCGCCGCGGAAATCCGCACCGACTTTGTCGATCTCGTCGATCATCATCACTGGGTTCTTCGTGCCAGCGTCGCGCATCGAGCGGACGATCGTGCCCGGCATCGCTCCGATGTACGTGCGGCGATGCCCGCGAATCTCGGCTTCGTCGCGCACGCCTCCGACGGAGAGCCGCACGAACTTGCGACCCATCGCGCGTGCAATCGAATGACCGAGCGAGGTTTTTCCCACGCCCGGCGGCCCCACGAAGCAAAGGATCGGCCCGGTCAGGCGCTTCTTGAGTTTGCCGACCGCCAGATACTCGACGATGCGGTCCTTGATCTTGTCGAGGTCGTAGTGATCTTCGTCGAGCACGGCGCGCGCCTTCTCGATATCGATATGATCGGCCGTTTCCGTGTTCCACGGGAGCTGCACGAGCCAGTCCAGGTACGTACGAATCACGCTGTACTCGGGCGATGCCTGCGGTACGCGCGACAGGCGCTCGAGCTCGCGGTCGGCGGTCTTTCGCGCCTCCTCGGGCATCTTCGCCTCTTCGATCTTCGTGCGAAGCTCGTTCGCCTCGGCCTGCTGTGGATCGACCTCGCCGAGCTCCTCCTGAATCGCGCGCAGCTGCTGGCGCAGGTAGAACTCGCGCTGATTCTTCTCCATCTCGCGCTGGATGTCGCTCTGAATCTTGTGACCGAGCTCGACGACTTCCAACTCTTTGGTCAGCAGCATCGTGAGCTTGCGCATGCGCTTGGCCGTGTCGCGCTCCTCGAGGAGCGCCTGGCGATCTGCGGCATCCAAGCGCATCGTTGACGCGACGAAGTAGGAGAGCACGCTCGGGTCCGTGATGTTCTGGACCTCCATCTCCATCTCGCGCGGCGCCTGCGGCAGATACGAGAGCAGCTTCTGGAAGAGCCCCGCAAGATTGCGCTGCATCGCGACGAGCTCCTCGTTCTCTACCGTCACCTCGGGCAGCTCGGTGTAGGTCGCGACCATATACGGCTGCTCTTGCGTGAACTGCTCGATACGGAAAACCTGTTGGCCGGCCACGATGCACCGCAGCGTGCCGTCGGGGACCTTCAGCATCTTTTGGATGACGCCGATCGTGCCGACGCGATGAACGTCTTCGGGGACGGGACTCTCTATGTCGCGATCGCGCAGTACGCACAAGCCGATCGCCTTGCCCTCGCGCAGCGCCTCTTCGACGAGCTGAATCCCCGGCTTCTTGACGACTGCCAGCGGAATCACCGTGTTCGGGAAGAGCACCGCGTCCTGCAGCGGCAGAATCCCGATCGAGCCCGCGGGGATGACGTTTTGGGAGTTTTTCCTTCGCGCTGCCATCAGAACGGGACCCGTTTGACGATCATGCGTATCTCCGTGCGCTCTGTGGGCCGGTACGCAGTCTGCGAGATGCGCAGCGCGATGGCGAGAACGCCGTCGCCATACGTCGCCGCGGCACCGTCGTACTCGACGGCAACCGGAAGGTGAATGCGCTTGCTGAACTCTCCGTAGGAAATCTCTTTCTGGACGAACGATCCCGAGGCCGATCGCGTTTCGCGCGGGCGGTCCCCGGAGATGACGAGGTGGCGCTCGTCGTCGATCTCGACGCGCAAGCTTTCAGGGTTCGCGCCTGCAACTTCAACTGTGACGACGACCGACGAGCGCGCGTCGTCGACGAAGACGTCGGCGTTCGGCTCGAAGGCAACCGTCCGCGAGCGGATCACAAAGTCCATCTCTCTCTACCAATACCCGCGTTCGGGGTGCAAAGATGCAGCGCCGGCGCGGCGGCCGTTAGAACGCAGGGTCGGGAAGCGGGCGCCCCTGCGGCCACGCGACGCACGCGTCGAGACGTATGCGCAGCGGCCCCATGGCCCGCTCGGGAATCTGGACGCGGAAGAAGCGCTCCGCGCGAACCGGCACGCCGTATCGCATGGTCGGGGGAAACGCGTCCGGCTCGATCGGCGACAGGCGTGTCGACGCCAAGACGTGATTGATCTGGCGCGCGTTGGCGGCCGACATATAGTCCGCCGAGCGCTGGCCGAGCCACGTCGTGCCGTCGTCGGTCGTATAAAGAAACCCGATGACGTTGTCGCGCGTCATCGTACCGGTCGAGATGACGCGCTGGATGCGTACGACCTGCATTTCGCGGACGACGGGGTCTTGCAGGACATGGGGCACAGAACGCGGTGAATCCAGACAAGGTCCGCTGTTCAGCGTATCGGCGACGGGCGGCAGCGGAGCGACGGACGGCGGAACGGTCAAGGGCACGGGGGTTGCCTGAGCGACCGTAAGCGGAGCAAGCAGCATGGCCAGGAGCGTGGCTATGACGATCATGCAGGGGGATTTCGCATCCGTAGCACTCGGGAACCTTTGTTGCCCGGCGGCCTGAACGCAACGTTGTTGCGCAGGCTCGGCACGCGCGATGCCGCGCTCATCGTCATGGGCGGGATCATCGGCTCGGGCATCTTTCGCAATCCCTCGGTCGTCGCAAAGATCGTTCACGTCGGGTGGGCGATGCTCGCGGTCTGGGTCGCAGGTGGTGCCGTTGCCCTGCTCGGCGCGTTCGTCTTCGCCGAGCTGGCCGCGCGGCGACCGCACGACGGCGGGCTCTATGCGTACATGCGCGAGGCCTTTCATCCCGTGGTCGCCTTCATGTACGGCTGGACGCTGCTGCTCGTCTCGCAGAGCGGCGGCATGGCGGCGGCCGCGCTGACCTTTGCCGGATACTTCCAACCGCTTACCGGGATCAGCGCCGATCCGACGCTTCTCGCACTGGCCGTTCTCTCGGTCTTCACCGTCGTCAACTGTCTCGGCGTCCGCGAAGGAAGCAATCTCCAGAACGTCTTCATGGTCTTGAAGATCGCCGCGATCGCCGCGCTGATCGCCGCCGGATTTCTCGCGCATCCCACCGCAGCGGCGGCTGCGCCGCTCGTCGCTGCGGGCGCAACCCTCCCGTTGCTCGGGGCGATGGCCGTCTCGATGATCGCGGTGCTCTTCGCGTACAGCGGGTGGCAGACGTCGAGCTTCATGACGGGCGAGCTCAAGGAGCCGTCGCGAACGCTTCCGCGCGGCATGGTGTGGGGAGTGTGCGGCGTCGTCGTCCTCTACGTGCTCGTCAACGTTGTGTGCCTGCGCGTGCTCGGTCCCACGGGTCTGATGCGCACCGACGCTCCGGCGTCGGAGGTGCTGCGCGCGCTGCTAGGCTCGCGCGGCGCGCAGCTCATCGCCGCGCTCGTCGCGCTCTCGACCCTCGGCTTCTTGAGCAATCAGATTCTCGTCTCTCCGCGCGTCTACCACGCAATGGCGAAAGACGGCCTCTTCTTTCGCCAGATCGGCTGGCTGCATCCGAGAACGCGCGTGCCGGTGATCGCCATCGCGCTCCAAGGCGCGGTCGCCATTTTCATCACGCTCTGGAAGGGCTACGCGGAGATCCTAAACTACGTCATCTCGGTCGATTACGTCTTCTTCGCGCTCGCCGCAATCGCCGTGTTCGTCTTTCGCGCGCGCGATCGCGCCCGGCAAGAGGCGCGTCCGGGTTTCGTCGTGCCGTTGCACCCGTACAGCACCGCACTCTTTGCGCTCGTAGCAGTGGCCGTCGTAATCACCACGTACGTTGCCTCGTTCCTGAACGCGCTCGTGACGCTCGGGCTTTTCCTCGCGGCAATCCCGGCGTACTACGGCTTCGTCGCCCTGCGGCGCAGGGAAAGGCCTATGCCGACGGCGCCGTCAGCCGAACCCACTCTTCACGGCTGATGCGCAGGTCGTCTTCCTTCAGCTGCGCGAGCGGCGTCTTCGTCAAATGCTCGCGTTCGCAGAGATCCTGCGCGGCCGTGTCGACGTAGAGCAGCCCCGTGACGAGCTCGCCGCGTTCGCGCGTTTCGTCGATCACCGCGAGCGCGCCGAGACGGCTGGTGGGATCGTAGTCGCGCTCGAGTTTGCGCAGCAAGACGTGCGACCCATCGTCGAAGGCGATGTCCTGAACGGTTCCGGGCTCGTAATCGACCTCGATCTCCTTGCTGCCAATGATGAAGTCGGGCGTGTGCAGAGCGAAGCCATGCTCCTTCACGTAGGCGTAGCTCTTCGTCGAGCCGACGTGATCGTTGAAGGTGACGCATGGGCTCACGATGTCGAGAATCGCCGTGCCGCGATGCGCGAACGCCGCCTGCAAGAGCGGGACCAACTGCTTGCCGTCGCCCGAGAAGGAGCGCGCCACGAACGACGCGCCGAGCTCGACCGCGAGCCCGCAGAGGTCGATCGCCGTGAACTCATTGATCTTTCCGTTCTTCTGTTTGGAGCCGGCGTCGGCGGTGGCGGAGAACTGGCCCTTGGTCAGCCCGTAACAGCCGTTGTTCTCGATGAGGTACGTGCAGTCGAGATTGCGGCGAATCATGTGGCAGTACTGACCGAGGCCGATTGAGGCCGTGTCTCCATCGCCGCTGATGCCCAGCACGAGAAGCTCGCGGTTCGCGAGCTTAGCGCCGGTTGCGGCAGAGGGCATGCGCCCGTGCAGGCCGTTGAACCCGTGCGCCTGCTCGACGAAATACGCCGGCGTCTTCGAGGAGCAGCCGATTCCGCTCATCTTCGCGAGGCGATGCGGATCGACGCCGAACTCGTACAGTGCCTTGATGAGGTGATTCGTGATCGAGTTGTGGCCGCAGCCCGCGCACAGCGTCGTCGGCAAGCCTTTGTAGACGTCGCGCGCGAGACCGATGATATTCACCGTCATAACGTTCCCGTCACCTCGAGTGCCGCGCGAGGATGCGGAGTCGAAGGATCGCGCTCCGCGGCTTGGAGCGGCTCGACGATGGCCTGCGCGTCGATCGGCACGCCGTTGTAGTGGCGAATCGAATGGAGGCGAGAGACGAGATGCGCCGGCAGCTCCATGCGCAGGATGCCGTAGAGCTGGCCGTCGCGGTTCTGCTCGGCGACGTAGACGCGCTCGTGGCGCTCGACGAAGCTCGCGACGCCGGGTGAGAGTGGAAGCGCGCGCACCCGAAGATAGTCGACTTCCAAGCCGTCGTCGTGGAGCACGTCGCGCGCCTCGACGACAGCGTGGTGCGTCGTGCCGTACGCAATGAGCCCGACGCTACGTCCGGCCTCGTCCGCAATCGGCTCCGGAACGCGCGCGCGGGCGGTGTCGTGCTTGCGTACGAGCCGGTCCAGGCCATGCTGCCACGTCTGCGGGTTCTCCGAGTACCGGGCCTGCTCGTCGTGGCCGGTTCCGCGCGTGAAGAAACCTGCGTTCTCGTGATTCGTTCCGGGAAGCGTGCGGTATGGGATCCCGTCGCCGTCCACGTCGCGATACCGGCCCCACGAGTCGAGCTTCGCGAGATCCTCGGCGCTCAAGACTTTTCCGCGATCGAACGGTTTCTCGGGATACGGCAGCGGCGTGCTCATCCACGAGTTCATTCCGAGATCGAGATCGCTCAACACGAATACGGGGGTCTGAAAGCGCTCCGCGAGATCGAACGCCTCCATTGCAAACGCGTACGCCTCCTCGACGCTGGCGGGTAGAAGCACCACGTGCTTCGTGTCGCCGTGCGAGAGCATGTACGCAAAAGCCACGTCGCCTTGCATCGTTCGCGTGGGCAACCCCGTCGACGGTCCCGCCCGCTGCACGTCGAAGATTACGCCCGGAATCTCGGCGTAATAACCGAAGCCGGCGTACTCCGCCATCAAGGAGAGTCCCGGGCCAGATGTCGACGTCATCGCCCGCGCGCCGGCCCATCCGGCGCCGAACACGATACCGGCTGCAGCGAGCTCGTCCTCGGCTTGAACGACCGCGACGTTCTTCTCACCGGTCTTCGCATCGACGCGATACCGCTCAGCAAGCGCGATGAAGGATTCGCATAACGACGAGGACGGCGTAATCGGATACCATGCAGCGACGGTGCAGCCGCCCATGATGCAACCGAGCGCCGCCGCGCGGTTGCCGTCCATGAATATCGTGCCGTCGGTCTTACCGCGCATCGGCTGGAGGCGAAACGCGTCTTGTTTCGCCAGGTGATCGCGCGCGTACTCGACGCCGAGCCGCACCGCCTGCATGTTCGTTTCGACCGCGGCGGGCTTGCTGCGGAACTGGGTCTTGACGGCCGCTTCGATCGTCGCGTCGTCGAGGCCGACGAGCTCGCCCAGGACGCCGACGTAGATCATGTTCACGAGGTACTTGCGCAGATCGGCGTTTGCAAAGTGCTTCTTGCCCATCTCGGTGAACGGAACCGGGAAGTAGGTCACGTCGTCGCGATGCGTCTTCCCGTCGAGAGGATATGCGCTCTCGTGGATCGCGATGCCGCCCGGTTTCAGCGCCGCGACGTCCTCGCGCCACGTTGCCGCATCGAGCGCAACGAGCACCTCGACGTCGCGGCTGCGGCATTGATAGCCCTTCCCCGTAACGCGGATGTCGAACCACGTCGGCAAACCCTCGATGTTCGATGGGAAAACGTTCTTCGGCGCGACCGGTATTCCAAGACGGAAGATCGCGTTGCTCAAAACGAGATTGGAGGATTGACTGCCGGAACCGTTGACCGTGGCGATGCGGATGGTAAAATCGTTGACGACCGGACCGGGCACCGATGCCCTCCTTAGTGATGGGGATGCTATGCGAATACGCGC
Coding sequences within:
- the lon gene encoding endopeptidase La, translating into MAARRKNSQNVIPAGSIGILPLQDAVLFPNTVIPLAVVKKPGIQLVEEALREGKAIGLCVLRDRDIESPVPEDVHRVGTIGVIQKMLKVPDGTLRCIVAGQQVFRIEQFTQEQPYMVATYTELPEVTVENEELVAMQRNLAGLFQKLLSYLPQAPREMEMEVQNITDPSVLSYFVASTMRLDAADRQALLEERDTAKRMRKLTMLLTKELEVVELGHKIQSDIQREMEKNQREFYLRQQLRAIQEELGEVDPQQAEANELRTKIEEAKMPEEARKTADRELERLSRVPQASPEYSVIRTYLDWLVQLPWNTETADHIDIEKARAVLDEDHYDLDKIKDRIVEYLAVGKLKKRLTGPILCFVGPPGVGKTSLGHSIARAMGRKFVRLSVGGVRDEAEIRGHRRTYIGAMPGTIVRSMRDAGTKNPVMMIDEIDKVGADFRGDPQSALLEVLDPEQNVNFRDHYLDLPFDLSHVLFICTANSLDTVSPALRDRMEIIQLSGYTELEKMQIAKRYLLEKQHIANGVRDAQAHISDAALRTIITDYTREAGVRNLERQIGTVFRKVARKIASEPHYRARIKPESLSEYLGKQRFFNEARRRIASIGVATGMVVTPVGGDIVFIETQAMPGTGKVSLTGQLGDVMKESAHAAVSFLRSRSSEFALPEDYFAKHDLHVHVPAGATPKDGPSAGITIATSIASVLTAIKVDPAVAMTGEITLTGQVLPIGGLKEKVLGAKRAGITKVLFPKRNEVDLDDVPKEVRDTMELIPVEQLSEVFEIALGKRVIAPTIFESGRRANNVVPMHRNGAVKRSRIGHQRRKVRR
- a CDS encoding 2-oxoacid:ferredoxin oxidoreductase subunit beta, with translation MNIIGLARDVYKGLPTTLCAGCGHNSITNHLIKALYEFGVDPHRLAKMSGIGCSSKTPAYFVEQAHGFNGLHGRMPSAATGAKLANRELLVLGISGDGDTASIGLGQYCHMIRRNLDCTYLIENNGCYGLTKGQFSATADAGSKQKNGKINEFTAIDLCGLAVELGASFVARSFSGDGKQLVPLLQAAFAHRGTAILDIVSPCVTFNDHVGSTKSYAYVKEHGFALHTPDFIIGSKEIEVDYEPGTVQDIAFDDGSHVLLRKLERDYDPTSRLGALAVIDETRERGELVTGLLYVDTAAQDLCEREHLTKTPLAQLKEDDLRISREEWVRLTAPSA
- a CDS encoding 2-oxoacid:acceptor oxidoreductase subunit alpha, encoding MPGPVVNDFTIRIATVNGSGSQSSNLVLSNAIFRLGIPVAPKNVFPSNIEGLPTWFDIRVTGKGYQCRSRDVEVLVALDAATWREDVAALKPGGIAIHESAYPLDGKTHRDDVTYFPVPFTEMGKKHFANADLRKYLVNMIYVGVLGELVGLDDATIEAAVKTQFRSKPAAVETNMQAVRLGVEYARDHLAKQDAFRLQPMRGKTDGTIFMDGNRAAALGCIMGGCTVAAWYPITPSSSLCESFIALAERYRVDAKTGEKNVAVVQAEDELAAAGIVFGAGWAGARAMTSTSGPGLSLMAEYAGFGYYAEIPGVIFDVQRAGPSTGLPTRTMQGDVAFAYMLSHGDTKHVVLLPASVEEAYAFAMEAFDLAERFQTPVFVLSDLDLGMNSWMSTPLPYPEKPFDRGKVLSAEDLAKLDSWGRYRDVDGDGIPYRTLPGTNHENAGFFTRGTGHDEQARYSENPQTWQHGLDRLVRKHDTARARVPEPIADEAGRSVGLIAYGTTHHAVVEARDVLHDDGLEVDYLRVRALPLSPGVASFVERHERVYVAEQNRDGQLYGILRMELPAHLVSRLHSIRHYNGVPIDAQAIVEPLQAAERDPSTPHPRAALEVTGTL
- a CDS encoding amino acid permease, coding for MPGGLNATLLRRLGTRDAALIVMGGIIGSGIFRNPSVVAKIVHVGWAMLAVWVAGGAVALLGAFVFAELAARRPHDGGLYAYMREAFHPVVAFMYGWTLLLVSQSGGMAAAALTFAGYFQPLTGISADPTLLALAVLSVFTVVNCLGVREGSNLQNVFMVLKIAAIAALIAAGFLAHPTAAAAAPLVAAGATLPLLGAMAVSMIAVLFAYSGWQTSSFMTGELKEPSRTLPRGMVWGVCGVVVLYVLVNVVCLRVLGPTGLMRTDAPASEVLRALLGSRGAQLIAALVALSTLGFLSNQILVSPRVYHAMAKDGLFFRQIGWLHPRTRVPVIAIALQGAVAIFITLWKGYAEILNYVISVDYVFFALAAIAVFVFRARDRARQEARPGFVVPLHPYSTALFALVAVAVVITTYVASFLNALVTLGLFLAAIPAYYGFVALRRRERPMPTAPSAEPTLHG
- a CDS encoding Hsp20/alpha crystallin family protein — encoded protein: MDFVIRSRTVAFEPNADVFVDDARSSVVVTVEVAGANPESLRVEIDDERHLVISGDRPRETRSASGSFVQKEISYGEFSKRIHLPVAVEYDGAAATYGDGVLAIALRISQTAYRPTERTEIRMIVKRVPF